A portion of the Osmerus mordax isolate fOsmMor3 chromosome 22, fOsmMor3.pri, whole genome shotgun sequence genome contains these proteins:
- the LOC136966257 gene encoding SLIT and NTRK-like protein 1: MLLWIVLLKAALCVAIGNVTKDICKEQICSCNEIEGDLHIDCEKRSFTNLHHLTGPSSQFYHLLLHGNSLSRLFPNEFANFYNAVSLHLENNGLHDIVPGAFLGLQLVKRLHINNNKIRSFRKSTFLGLDDLEYLQADFNLLRDIDPAVFRDLNKLEVLILNDNLISALPINVFLHVPITHLDLRGNRIKTLPYEGILEQIPGIAEVLLEDNPWDCNCDLVSLKEWLENIPQNALIGRVICEAPTKLQGNDLNETSEMELCPSKNGVDLSLVAPPTQDETSKPGPVPTPYKANGDPGSPTPENGPKGRSKSRENWQLKTRPTSMTGVIGERDQLHNASCPQPCVCKLVGSRQGLGVNCEGKKIESLATLKPKPLTAHELNMRDNNIHAIKKNQLSGYSSLNLLDLGGNNIKVIENSTFHNLTELRWLYMDKNYLDTLMAEMFVGLQNLEYLSLEYNDIQLIVAGAFSPMPNLGVLFLNNNLLKSLPVDAFLGISLSKISLHNNYFTFLPVTGVLDQLNSIIQIDLHGNPWDCSCNIVPFKQWTEKLGADVIVSDLKCESPEEFWKKDFRRVRNDLMCPKLYDKIYPTSLSKNSTLTADTGTRSNSYLEPSRVSISVLVPGLLLVFVTSAFTVVGMLVFILRNRKRSKRREGNSSASEINSLQTVCDSSYWHSGPYHADGGAHRGFDCSAHISTTNDA; this comes from the coding sequence ATGCTGCTTTGGATTGTCTTGCTGAAGGCGGCTCTTTGTGTTGCTATTGGAAATGTTACAAAGGACATTTGTAAGGAGCAGATCTGCTCCTGCAATGAGATAGAAGGCGATTTGCACATTGACTGCGAAAAGAGGAGCTTCACTAATCTGCATCATTTGACTGGTCCTAGCTCCCAGTTCTATCACTTGTTATTGCACGGGAATTCTTTATCCAGGCTGTTTCCCAATGAGTTTGCTAACTTTTACAATGCCGTAAGCTTGCATTTGGAAAACAACGGACTGCACGACATTGTTCCTGGTGCTTTTCTGGGATTGCAGCTAGTAAAACGCCTCCACATAAATAATAACAAGATACGGTCGTTTAGAAAGAGTACATTTCTGGGATTAGACGATTTGGAATACCTTCAGGCAGATTTTAATCTATTGAGGGACATAGACCCCGCCGTGTTCAGGGActtaaataaacttgaagtgtTAATTTTAAACGATAACCTCATCAGTGCACTACCTATAAACGTGTTTCTGCATGTACCCATCACCCACCTCGACCTACGTGGGAATCGAATCAAAACGTTGCCTTATGAGGGAATTCTTGAACAAATTCCGGGTATTGCAGAGGTTCTATTGGAGGATAACCCCTGGGACTGTAACTGCGACCTGGTTTCCCTGAAGGAATGGCTGGAGAATATACCGCAGAATGCGCTCATCGGCAGAGTCATATGCGAGGCTCCTACAAAACTACAGGGAAACGATTTGAACGAGACATCAGAGATGGAGCTGTGTCCTTCAAAGAATGGCGTTGACTTGAGTTTGGTTGCACCTCCCACCCAAGACGAGACCTCAAAACCTGGACCCGTTCCAACTCCTTACAAGGCAAATGGTGATCCGGGGTCCCCTACTCCAGAGAATGGACCAAAGGGACGGTCCAAATCGCGTGAAAACTGGCAGTTAAAAACAAGACCCACATCTATGACCGGTGTGatcggagagagagaccagctgcacAATGCATCTTGCCCCCAACCATGCGTCTGTAAACTCGTTGGATCTAGGCAAGGGTTAGGAGTTAATTGCGAAGGCAAGAAGATAGAGAGTTTGGCTACCCTAAAACCGAAACCTCTTACTGCACACGAATTAAATATGAGAGATAATAACATACATGCTATCAAAAAGAATCAACTTAGTGGTTATTCAAGCCTCAACCTACTTGATTTAGGTGGAAACAACATCAAAGTAATTGAAAACAGCACTTTTCACAACCTAACTGAGTTAAGATGGTTGTATATGGACAAGAATTATCTGGATACACTCATGGCGGAAATGTTCGTTGGTCTCCAAAACTTGGAATATCTCAGTCTGGAATATAATGACATACAACTCATTGTGGCAGGTGCATTCAGTCCTATGCCCAACCTGGGGGTGCTGTTCCTCAACAATAACTTGCTGAAATCTCTACCTGTGGATGCTTTCCTTGGAATTTCTTTATCAAAAATCAGCCTGCATAATAATTATTTCACATTTCTCCCAGTTACTGGTGTCTTAGATCAACTCAACTCGATAATACAGATTGATTTGCATGGGAATCCATGGGATTGCTCCTGCAACATTGTCCCTTTCAAACAGTGGACGGAGAAACTGGGGGCAGACGTCATAGTGAGTGATCTTAAGTGTGAATCTCCGGAAGAGTTCTGGAAAAAGGATTTCCGTCGAGTCAGAAATGATCTCATGTGCCCCAAACTTTATGACAAAATATaccccacatctctctcaaaaAACAGCACTTTAACTGCAGACACAGGGACGCGCTCGAACTCCTATCTAGAACCAAGCAGAGTCTCTATATCTGTGCTGGTCCCTGGGCTGTTACTGGTATTTGTCACGTCTGCGTTCACTGTTGTAGGGATGCTTGTCTTCATTTTGCGGAATCGCAAGAGATCAAAGCGGAGGGAAGGTAACTCCTCTGCGTCGGAGATCAATTCCTTACAGACAGTGTGCGACTCGTCTTATTGGCACAGCGGGCCTTACCATGCAGACGGGGGCGCGCACAGGGGGTTCGACTGTAGCGCCCATATCTCCACGACAAATGATGCGTAG